The genomic region CACTTTTGTTCCAGCCAACAGATTTAAGACTGAATGAGTTGCAGAACATTGATGGGTGAAATGTCATTGGAGTCTCCATACAAGAGACGTCTTGCTATGATTACATTAGCAGCATCAGAAGGATGGTAGGGATCCCAGAACACGTACTTTGATCTCTCCCTGCAAACTTTGGACGGAGGACCGCACGGAATCAGACCCCCGAAGCGCCCCGCCACATGACAGCATGCAGAATTTGCATTCACAAAACCTGCATTTAACATAACCAAAAACACTCAGCACTGCATCGCTTTGATTCGTAAGAAAAAattgttataaaaaattaaatttctcaTATGCCTTCTCGTTCTCACCAAATGATATGTAGTTCTGAGTAATGTCATTTAGAATGCCATAAACATCTGCATAAACAAATTTGGACCCCTCAAGGTTGGCGTTGAGCTCCGTGAGAAGGCTCTTCAACTCGGGGTTGAACAATCGCGCTAACTGATTTGGTTTTTCGACACAGGAATCTCCTGCACCAAGATTTGTATCCCTCTCATAGGGTATGCACCCAATTGGTCCTACATTTGTCACAAGAATCTTCCTTGCTCCCAAATTGTACAGTCTCTGCAAGGGTAACGCGTCTATCAACTAAACCTGTAATGGCGAATATTCATATGTACAAACTAAGGGAAAACGAAAGTAAATTTACAGTGAGTTGTAGCCTGTATCTTGAAATCATAATTCCCACAAATGTTTCCGGAGGTATCAATTTTTGCTCAGGAGCTGAGATCACCGGCGTCAAGTAGTTGTTAATGAAATCGTTCGAGCCCATTGTTACGGAGAAGAGAGCCTTGCTTAATAGCTGCAGAGCTGCAGGAAGGCCAATGCTGGAGATAATGTCTTGTCTGGTATTAGCAAAGAAATCTAGCTGTTCATCCATGTTTAATCGACCTCCCTATCAAATTACACGAGGTTTTTACGTCACATCAAAGCAGCGTATGTACAAATAAGTAAAAACTCCAAACATTGAGTATATATCACAGGAAGCCTTACAAAAATCTTTCCTGTGTGATTAAGAATTCCACCTCCACCTGAAGCATAATTTACACCCTGCAGAACTTTCGGCCCGGCAGTTGCTGGAGACAAGTAAGGAGGACTGAAACCTTTGAAGCCAAGTTGCTGACCTGTTAAAcctaaaatcaattaaaaacaatgaagaaaaccagaaacaaaataaataaaaaaatggagaaCTTGCCTATGATGTCAATAGTTGTTCTTCCATTTGTGTATCTTCCAGTTGGCTTTCCGAAATCGATTCCATTAGGAAGATAGTTGGCCTTGGAGAGTGACACAAAGTAGTTGTTATTTCCTGCATCGACCAGAGAATCCCCAAACACAAAATTTGCAGGAACATATTTTGCCAAGCATATTCtccaaaaaaacacaaaaattgttgaaatttggAAGAAAATGCCAGGCTTAGTGACTGTTCTATTTGATAGGCCACCCATTGCAAAGGATGTGAAGAAGGTTAATACAAAAGTTTCACACTTAAAAGGAGTCAATATCAGCAGCTATTCAtacatgaaaattgaaaatatataatgagACGAAATTTGATTAGTTGCAGGCTGCTAATTTGGAGTGCTTTGACCAGCTTTCAATTTTAAGGCAAAAGCGTATCTCCAAGTACCAAAATTATAACTAACTAAAATGAAGACAAACTCATAAGCTTCAAAGGAAGAAGTCGCAgaagtttcatcataaaattaattgacaactCTACTCTTTATTAACATATATAAGATTTGATAAACTTCCGATGCAAGACATTTCTTCACATCCTCATATTTGATAAAATCCAAAATATGTCACACCATTTACAATTTACAAAAGAAGATTTATTAAATCCACTTTTAAGTATGATAATAAAGATCATGAATCATGATGACTAAGGATTATGTAAGCTTTGCGTGGAGTAAaacacaaaagtaaaaaaaaaaaaatgtcaaatttgtttGTAAAGGAAATGCTATGATTAATCGTGCACACGTGCACATGCTAATACATAAAGTTTGAACGGTCATGATCAACTTTGCGCACAACTGATcctaatgaaaatatttttgttcatcacTTTTAAGTGACGGTGATATTCATCGTCCTATTTATTACTGTTAGATGcgtttaaatttcaaaagttgtGTGGAGAATAGACACAAATCTCAAACTTCAAACGTATCTAATGATGATAAATAAAGTGATGATCATTATCACCACTTAAGAATTGTGACGTAAATGCACCCGATCCTAACACTCCTCTTGTTTGTAATCATTGATTGCCCTGCAAAATTAGCAGCAACCACCCGTGGTGACAATGCTGATGTACAGTTTCAACGCCACAAGAAGTACATATTCAAGTGACTAAAGATCCACTTGCATATATCagaccaaaaacataaaaaaaaggtGGCCAAAGTTGGAACCCTAGTGTGTAGTCCCCGCACTAATTATTTCTCTCAACTACTCAAAGTTTGAATATGTCCTTTAGCTTCATACAAATTTGCAACGACTCAAAGTCTAAACCAAGGCTTTTATAGGAAGAGTAGTTTAGGCAATACCTATAAACCAGTCGGCATTTATAAGCTGCGTGACTGGCCGGTGCCTAATGTTGGAATTTTTTGGATCACCGGGCCCGCCTCACTCTAACGATACCGATACTATTCCCAACTTAACCACCTGtccaatccgtcaggtgtaaaattttaccacaaaaggtctcggtattagttagagtgaggtaatcatatttaaacccattgggtttctttgaacccaccgatgtgggactttaacactccccctcatgtgtaaccccatttagtggttcacacgTGGAGAGCTTGCACcgtgggctctgataccatgttggaaTATTTTGGATCGCCGGGCCCGCCCCACTCTAACGACACCAATATTGTTTCCAACTTAACCACCTCCCCAATCCGTCATGTGCGAGATTTTACCACAAAAAGCTTCAGTATTAGTTAGAATgaggtaatcatatttaaacccaTTGGGTTTCTTTGAACCCACCGACGTGGGACTTTAACACCTAATGGGGCCATGAGAGAGTTACCAGCAACGGGATACAAATGCCATAGAGATAAAAGATTGTCCTAGGTTCGATTTATGTATATTGCTACTTTAATACATTCTATAATGGCTACTATATATAAGAATTTCCTCTACATGATGTTTCTGTATCAACCCGTGGGCTAATAATCTCTTTTGCAGTTCCTTGCCACTATTTCCCAACATTCATAATCATGGCTCTCACTCTCACAGATGGTCTCAAAACTGCCTTGCAAAGGTATTATAGGAATATTTGTGTTGAAATAGAATCCAAATTGGTTGTCGAAAGAGAATCCAAATTGTTATTCTTTGCATACTTGAAAGATGATGACTGAAGCTATTAGCTTTTTAGGAAGCTTGGATCCAGCATCCaagtttaatattatttcttggCGACATGTTTTCTGGAAGCGAAATTTGGAAAAAGCAAATTTTGTACTATAACCATGGGCAttatttgttatgtttttgaTCATACATATTCTTATTGCAATACATTTATAGCTCAAGTGGTTAAGAGTAGTAGCGAAGGGAGGGTGAGTGCATTGGGTGTTATTGACCCCAATAACTTGCTTTTCCACCAAGTTCTAAACAACAAGAAAATTAAAGGAATCATGtttcattttatatatttcCAGATAATTAGAAGTCTCCACTAAACCATTATGTGCTTAATTTTGAGCATTTGATATTTATACAGTAAAAACGTATAAATAGCGGTGTTGTGGCTAAATAATAACCAGCCATGGTGACATGTCTACACTTGTACTCCCCATTTAATTGATTGATCACCAACTCTGAATCACCAAACACCTCAACTTTAGTTGCCCCCAACTCTATCAAGATTTCCAGGCCAATTATCAGTGCCCTGTACTCTGCTCGATTGTTGGTAATATCTTGATAATCCAGAAGAAATGAATAACAGTGTTGAACACCCTTGGGATCAATGATGACAATCCCGGCCCCAACAACATGTTGAGTGCAAGATCCATCAAAATACAGCTTCCAATGAGTGATCCAGATGCTGGTTATTCTCTTTACTTCTTGCTAAATCCATTTGTCCTTGCCTGATAAGGCTTTGCTTGGTGGGATCTAGAGGCTGGCCATTTCTAGAGTCCCTGGGATATTGATAAGTTCATCCTCTGATTCTTGGTGCTCGGCCAAGAAGTTTGCAATTGCTTGCCCCCTTTTATTGCTCTTTGAGGCATATattgaaaattgaattttaatagTGCTAGAATCCATTTTCCAATTCTTCAAGTTAGCATTGGTTTTGACAACAGATATTTGATTACGTATATCTTAGCAATAATGTGAATGTGGCAAGGCAACATGTAATGCCTTAACTTGCAGGCAGTGAAGTACATGGTTAAACACAACTTATCCACTGGGGTATATCTTGTTTCTATCTCAGTAAGGATTCTACTAAGATAATATATTGCTTCCTTTTTCCCACCTTCATTGTTTTAGGCCAACAGGCTCCCTTTTGACTTTTTAGAGGCAGAAATATAAAGCTTTAAAGACTTCCCTCTCTAAGGGGGCATGAACACTGGTGGGGAGGCTAAGTAAGCCTTTATCCTGTCAAAGGCCTCTTGGTgtggtgatgcgagatttatatgcgcacaaattaaaccctcgtttgacaattgtagtagaatggataagtgagggatcgttctagaccggggattaggagggattgctaatctaatgaaaaatgactcaaagatgtaaaaatatacttcaaaacacgtaaacaaaatcaaaagactcttaactaaacttgtatgactcaaaacaaacttaaaagactcaaaacaactcaaaacaataaaaaagactcaatttagactctaggacttgacttggacgaaaatagaattggttttgactcaaaaacactcaaactcacaattaggacagatttgacacaactaaataaaggggattaggtttttgacgaatttaaaagaaaaacaagtaactaaaagacttaagtaaactttggacgaatttggggatatggatgggtgattagctagctagagggtccttctccacacatgacacacttgcatacaaattgatttccagttgcttttcgataaaccatgaacctcaacaccctagattaaccgtgacatcactaattaaccctcagattttccttaagttattggattggatgacatcatacgacaacccaaagcattcttcaaaagtcccctacatgacatcataatagagatacaatcaaagatcattacgttctatgaaaatcataagtattgacaaagcacttgtaactatgacatcatgatactcatgctaggaatttacttaacatgattgtgaaaacaaccttaactacttgtgaatataagtttgtaacgattatgtgaaactcccttatattctagccccaaattcatgcatgcaaactaagtgtgcacccttaatcaacaaacaagaataagttatccatcaaacggttaagtaaattgcattcacaatttatgaaatcacaactggaattaatcaattcatattgcaaatataatcatggtttcaaagtctcccctagctaaaacaagtttagctcctcatgtttacaacaaaacaaagagaatataaattaaacattgaaaacaaagattgaatacacctagaaacgctccaacaatccaagcttgaatagccaaaacgtccaaggcttctcctctcttctttctccttctttgttgcggcacaatagcataaggtctagggataattggtttgggggatggaagtgtggaatggaaaaatggtgtttggattataaggggagagatgggaagctcacggctagggaagggagaatgtgtttgtaatgtgttgtgtatgaaaatgagatgttccatgaatgaatgaatgcaagggtatttataggagtagtggagggaacatatggctatgtcatttgtaggtgaagtaggtggatgttgtaggtgaagtggatgttgtaggtgaagtaggtggatgttgtaggtgaagtaggtggatgttgtaggtgaagtggatgttgtaggtgaagtaggtggatgttgtaggtgaagtaggtggatgttgtaggtgaagtaggtggatgatatgttaagtgataagtgataagtgatatgatatgtggttatgatatgataagtggttaagtggtgatgataagtgataagtgattaagtgatatgatatgtggtgatgataagtgataagtgcatgtgggttaactaatgaaggaaatgcatgtgcaatgacaatgtgttagaatggatgtgtgttatgcatggcatgattgggattaggaaaggtttaaatgtcctaaaactaaagagaacaaggttccaacactttggctccaattaggtcttcaatttcgtccaacactttggcttcaagcataagctatccgtccttagcccaaaagtgctccaaaagtctccaaaatgcatctttttgctcctttagccctttggacctacaaacacacgaaaatagcttaaagtaccaaaataactaaagaaacataacgtaaatgtacgagaacaagccatttaagtcgcataaatatgctcctatcaaatacccccacacttagcttttgctagtcctcgagcaaaacagaaaaacaaaacaaaaagaacaaaacacaacctacaccttccaacaatcgtctcagggatttccaaagcacatgacaagttaaaaatcattattcccacagattttagccatttttacacttaagtacattcttactcatagtcaccacatactagttcacaattaagcatttaaaaccatgttttgaatgtagtaacatgccttagagaattccctcaattccttactagaatgcactctattttcacatagattttctgactacacaccctacactagttatatgtgagaagattgatgtaaacatgtagacgaacactcacatatgttataacaaggaaagcattttctgaatttacgataacgacatgaatatgatctcatgaatggaatgctactacttagaatgagaaccagtgattccataagctcatatcaattccaaactccacattattaaacacataacgatcaagatagaagtcaaaggggtgtaacggggctaaaggtgtttggctaaagaaggtatatggaaaacaaaggttctcaaagaaatagcgagcaaagcatttgaattaacgtagaaatcacttttgaatgaaaactcaacttttgatcaagggggaacaagttctttttcctttctttcttttcttttctgtttttcttttacatatatttttcacaatttttttttttttttttttttttttttttttttttttttcaaaacatacataaacgcttaagaacaaaacattctctcccccacactcattttctttcataatgtactcaaaaggaattcatttaagtcatgctcactatcttttaagaacaagggtacggatggtcctaatctaggctaggtaagggttgatgtggttagcaaagaaaataggttaaacgaggctcaacggggttaagacttacaatatatacgaaatatgggaagtaaggctatttggctatggtggcaactacacaacttcatcttgatatatgttatgcaatcaatatcatgctttgaatgaaacggatataagttctagcatttagttctatcatgatacaattgcattctaagtagcaaccaagcaaggaataatgagatcatgcaacaactttagaaaacaaagaatcacagaaaataactctccaaagaaagtaatggctcgagtctcacagggttgtagcgtttgtttgagttccttccttcaagcatgttacaaaaacgaatttttcttttatgattgcatgtgaagtcatacattataaccataaccaaacatataccaagagtaaatcaaactttcatccatgtttataattctctttaacagtcatgcaattacaaaccaaatcctcatcattgtgttggaaggtaccctaagacacaaacacacaaaaacgactcaaaacactctttttaggtttttcaaaacatgtttttcaaatttttatgtgattttcggatttataaaaacaaaacatactaaaacactctaaaacatcttaaaaacaccttaaaacagtaaggaacaacctttaaagttatgggcgataaaatcccacgaatttgcattaacaacattagttacccccacacttaaatcaaacattgtcctcaatgttttaagcttaaaatcatacaaagcataagtaaacacacaaaaagcatttaaacatactaaacatggcagaatgtaaataacaaagagaagagtttagagacgcaaatctggttgtggaatgtaaattccatcttctccttgttgatttcattgaggcttgatgttgttgattccacaggggctcctcccatcgttgattttcctttgtgctactcatgaactgggcagcaggattcttttggtctcccccgaaggtctgagcttactcctttggtctgtttctttgttcaatctttccaattcgtattgaaaagggttggaggataactcagcctatgtttgtctccacatgcttcaatgtatcattttcacttgccttactcgctcccctttgcagaagtggtcccttctccggaagtgtatcaaccgttgaagatgactactcgagagcaacgctaggtaagcaatcaggaatagattccaggcagttggctccagatcggaagactgactccaagtgccggctgattgcttcttttactttgccatgcgagtaagaacaaggacaaagaaaaagacagggaaagagcatgatatgagatacttttgcttttgaccttgatgatatgagatacctttgcttttgaagaagcggtgaatgaatcagcacatgtatttattgtgctgcttcctcctgggtcatatgtactccaggcatctggtatcatctttggggaagaagaaagaattgagtatttcgaaaggctttgctgggagtgcgccctcagaggtgagggagagttgggcattttcttcaggtttgccctgccataaaagacgaaggtcgacatatatagagataatatcaagtggtggtactttttacctttgtcgacaaacgttttgatcccgcaaatccggctttttgaaataatggcgcctcttcgatctctgaacacgcctcttcgatttctgagcaggcgccccttcgatttctgaacgacgccccttcgctttctgaacgacgccccttcgctttctgaacgacacgtggtagtgcagatgcggctccttttgacaaagctgcacgcgtcttctgaaaagctgagaaagcgtcgccgaactttgcgcttgtcggctaaagatgtgtagttgcgatgatggcctccacgtgttgtctgaaaagaagaaatcttttgacaaagttgaacgcgccttctgaaaagccgagaaagcgtcgcctaaattatgctggaaattctggctttttgaattggtggacgcgtcgccttggcttttttattgagctatcgatcaccacaacaaacacactctgaagatttcccattcttgaaaattgactccggccttttgaaatttaactccatcccttctct from Pyrus communis chromosome 4, drPyrComm1.1, whole genome shotgun sequence harbors:
- the LOC137730559 gene encoding GDSL esterase/lipase At4g16230-like: MGGLSNRTVTKPGIFFQISTIFVFFWRICLAKYVPANFVFGDSLVDAGNNNYFVSLSKANYLPNGIDFGKPTGRYTNGRTTIDIIGQQLGFKGFSPPYLSPATAGPKVLQGVNYASGGGGILNHTGKIFGGRLNMDEQLDFFANTRQDIISSIGLPAALQLLSKALFSVTMGSNDFINNYLTPVISAPEQKLIPPETFVGIMISRYRLQLTRLYNLGARKILVTNVGPIGCIPYERDTNLGAGDSCVEKPNQLARLFNPELKSLLTELNANLEGSKFVYADVYGILNDITQNYISFGFVNANSACCHVAGRFGGLIPCGPPSKVCRERSKYVFWDPYHPSDAANVIIARRLLYGDSNDISPINVLQLIQS